A single region of the Oculatellaceae cyanobacterium genome encodes:
- the glyQ gene encoding glycine--tRNA ligase subunit alpha has translation MNFQSVVSTLHQFWSDRGCLIAHPYDTEKGAGTMNPHTFLRALGPEPWSVAYVEPCRRPTDGRYGENPNRYQHYYQYQVLIKPSPDNIQEIYLDSLRALGIRPEDHDIRFVEDNWEAPTVAAWGVGWEVWLDGMEITQFTYFQQCGGIDCRPVSIEITYGLERLSMYLQQVDAFTKINWTDQVTYGDVHLQGEVEQCTYNFEASNAEMLLTLFNLYEQEAEQLGGRGLALPSLDYVLKCSHTFNLLQARGVISVTERTRYIGRIRNLARRIAQLYLQQRETLGFPLCKTQNAA, from the coding sequence GTGAATTTTCAATCGGTTGTTTCTACTTTGCATCAGTTTTGGAGCGATCGCGGTTGCTTGATTGCTCACCCCTATGACACGGAAAAAGGGGCAGGCACAATGAATCCTCATACGTTTTTAAGGGCTTTGGGGCCAGAACCTTGGTCGGTGGCTTATGTGGAGCCTTGCCGTCGCCCGACAGATGGACGTTATGGTGAAAATCCCAACCGCTACCAGCACTATTATCAATATCAAGTGTTAATCAAGCCTTCTCCAGACAATATTCAAGAGATTTATTTGGACTCATTGAGAGCTTTAGGGATTCGTCCTGAAGATCACGACATTCGGTTTGTTGAAGATAACTGGGAAGCTCCTACAGTTGCAGCTTGGGGGGTAGGCTGGGAAGTTTGGCTAGACGGGATGGAAATTACTCAATTTACTTACTTTCAACAATGTGGGGGAATTGACTGCCGCCCTGTATCTATAGAAATCACCTATGGATTAGAACGATTGTCAATGTATCTCCAACAGGTAGATGCTTTTACCAAAATTAACTGGACTGACCAAGTGACTTATGGAGATGTTCACCTCCAAGGAGAGGTTGAACAGTGTACTTACAATTTTGAGGCTTCTAATGCTGAGATGTTGTTGACGCTGTTTAACTTATATGAGCAAGAGGCGGAGCAACTTGGTGGGCGCGGTTTGGCTCTACCAAGTTTGGACTATGTTTTAAAGTGTTCTCATACGTTTAATTTGTTACAGGCTAGGGGTGTAATATCTGTAACTGAGCGGACGCGCTACATTGGCAGAATTCGGAATTTAGCACGACGAATTGCCCAGCTTTACTTGCAGCAAAGGGAAACTTTAGGGTTTCCACTGTGTAAAACACAAAATG